From one Salinibacterium hongtaonis genomic stretch:
- a CDS encoding glucose-6-phosphate dehydrogenase assembly protein OpcA has protein sequence MIVDLPTTNGSAISKALVRLREEGGVVALGRVLTLVISTEIGKEEEAIEAANDASREHPMRVIVVSTPPLGDTTPTRLDAQIRVGGDAGASEVIVLMAYGDNARSEESLVMGLLLPDAPVVAWWPGRTPDVVSASSLGRIAQRRITDSAAHEDPGAFLEGLSSSYAPGDTDFAWTRLTLWRAQLAAVLDQPPYDSVTAVHVRGSSDSPSTRLLAAWLQKQLEVVVSYELTTDGASGIHGVTLSRASGDIVLERTHAPIATLTQPGQPVHDISLPRRSLRDCLAEELRRLDPDDLFGTVVVEGLSNLAEPQNRERQ, from the coding sequence GTGATTGTCGATCTGCCCACCACCAACGGCAGTGCTATTTCTAAAGCCCTCGTGCGTCTTCGTGAAGAGGGTGGCGTCGTCGCGCTCGGGCGCGTGCTCACCCTCGTGATCTCCACCGAGATCGGAAAAGAAGAAGAGGCGATCGAGGCAGCAAACGATGCATCGCGCGAGCACCCCATGCGAGTGATTGTGGTCTCGACTCCCCCGCTCGGAGACACCACGCCGACACGCCTTGACGCACAGATCCGTGTCGGTGGCGATGCAGGGGCCAGCGAGGTCATTGTGCTCATGGCCTATGGCGATAACGCTCGGAGCGAAGAGAGCCTTGTCATGGGATTGCTGCTGCCCGACGCCCCCGTCGTCGCGTGGTGGCCCGGCCGCACACCGGATGTTGTTTCGGCATCATCGCTCGGTCGGATTGCGCAACGTCGCATCACTGACTCCGCGGCACACGAAGACCCCGGAGCCTTTCTCGAAGGCCTCAGTTCGAGCTACGCCCCCGGTGACACTGACTTCGCGTGGACCAGGCTCACGCTCTGGCGTGCTCAACTCGCCGCTGTACTGGACCAGCCACCCTATGACTCGGTGACCGCAGTGCATGTGCGCGGATCATCCGACTCACCGTCGACCCGCCTCCTCGCCGCTTGGCTGCAGAAACAGCTTGAGGTGGTCGTGTCGTACGAGCTGACAACCGACGGCGCCTCGGGAATCCACGGAGTCACCCTCAGTAGGGCGTCGGGCGACATCGTCTTGGAACGGACGCACGCTCCCATCGCCACCCTGACCCAGCCCGGACAGCCCGTCCACGACATCTCGCTGCCCCGACGGAGCCTGCGCGACTGCCTCGCCGAGGAGCTTCGGCGCCTCGACCCAGACGACTTGTTCGGTACGGTGGTCGTTGAAGGGCTCAGCAACCTGGCCGAGCCCCAGAATCGGGAGCGACAATGA
- the pgl gene encoding 6-phosphogluconolactonase, whose translation MTQPRRQVIVHDSKDALVDSVAGRFIAEIVSLQSEQSRVSVCLTGGSVGIGVLAAVAASPLRNTINWGRIDLWWGDERWVPAHHADRNAQQAWDALLGSVEVPEANLHAFPAADSGLTLDEAAVKYAEDLRSAAAPGDDAVAFDLLFLGVGPDGHVASLFPRRGELDDAGTVVAIRDSPKPPPERLSLTMPVINKAQRVWLVVAGQDKASALGLALAGASVHLVPVAGVQGQRETIFFVDNDAAVDVPRELIDGND comes from the coding sequence ATGACGCAGCCGCGCCGCCAAGTGATTGTGCACGACTCGAAGGATGCCCTGGTCGACTCCGTTGCTGGCCGATTTATCGCCGAGATCGTGTCGCTGCAATCCGAGCAGTCGAGGGTGAGCGTGTGCCTCACGGGTGGTTCAGTGGGCATCGGCGTTCTTGCCGCTGTCGCCGCATCGCCGCTCCGCAACACCATCAATTGGGGCCGTATCGACCTGTGGTGGGGTGACGAGCGGTGGGTTCCCGCCCACCACGCGGATCGTAATGCGCAGCAGGCATGGGATGCTCTGCTCGGGTCCGTCGAGGTTCCCGAGGCCAATCTGCATGCGTTCCCTGCCGCTGACTCCGGTCTCACGCTCGACGAGGCCGCGGTCAAGTATGCAGAGGATCTGCGCAGTGCGGCGGCTCCCGGCGACGACGCTGTGGCGTTTGACCTGCTGTTTCTCGGCGTCGGCCCCGACGGGCATGTGGCGTCTTTGTTCCCCCGCCGAGGAGAGCTCGACGATGCCGGAACCGTGGTCGCCATCCGCGACTCCCCCAAGCCTCCGCCCGAGCGTCTGAGCCTCACCATGCCCGTGATCAACAAGGCTCAGCGCGTGTGGCTTGTTGTCGCAGGCCAGGACAAGGCGTCAGCGCTGGGGCTCGCATTGGCGGGAGCCAGCGTCCACCTTGTTCCCGTAGCGGGCGTTCAGGGCCAGCGCGAAACAATCTTCTTCGTTGATAACGACGCGGCTGTCGATGTCCCCCGCGAGCTCATTGACGGTAACGACTAA
- a CDS encoding RNA polymerase-binding protein RbpA, with amino-acid sequence MASGGSAIRGSRVGAGPMGEQDRGFHAERIQVHYWCGSGHQMSPYFLATIEPEEVPEQLDCPNCGAPAGRDRENPPKVAKLEPYKTHLAYVKERRTEEEAVTLLEEALTQLRARRGSVAQ; translated from the coding sequence GTGGCATCAGGTGGCAGCGCCATTAGGGGGTCGCGCGTAGGCGCAGGGCCCATGGGCGAGCAGGACCGCGGTTTCCACGCGGAGCGTATTCAGGTTCATTACTGGTGCGGCAGTGGCCACCAGATGAGCCCCTACTTTCTCGCGACGATCGAGCCAGAAGAGGTTCCTGAACAGCTCGACTGCCCGAACTGTGGCGCTCCCGCTGGCCGGGACCGCGAAAACCCTCCCAAGGTTGCGAAGCTCGAGCCCTACAAGACCCACCTTGCTTACGTGAAGGAACGCCGCACCGAAGAGGAGGCAGTTACTCTTCTCGAGGAGGCCCTGACTCAGCTTCGGGCGCGCCGAGGCTCGGTTGCTCAGTAA
- the secG gene encoding preprotein translocase subunit SecG: MQILQVILQVILGITSLLLTLLILLHRGRGGGLSDMFGGGVTSNLGSSGVAERNLNRFTVILGLVWITTIVVLGLITKFDSAV; this comes from the coding sequence GTGCAGATTCTTCAGGTCATCCTGCAGGTCATCCTGGGCATCACCAGTCTCCTGCTGACGCTGCTTATCCTGCTTCACCGCGGGCGAGGTGGCGGCCTGTCCGACATGTTCGGTGGCGGCGTAACGTCGAACCTCGGTTCATCGGGCGTTGCGGAGCGCAACCTCAATCGTTTCACGGTGATTCTAGGACTCGTATGGATCACAACCATCGTCGTCCTCGGACTCATCACCAAGTTCGACTCGGCAGTATAA
- the tpiA gene encoding triose-phosphate isomerase — protein MAVKTGSAGGRVPFIAGNWKMNLDHLQSIAFVQKLAWSLKDARFDFSEVEVAVFPPFTDLRSVQTLIAADKLQLKYGAQDLSTHDSGAYTGEISGAFLKALDCEYVIIGHSERRTLHNETDGVVAAKVAAALKHGLVPVICVGETADDLAEHGPSAVPVAQLTAALAGVAQGANVVVAYEPVWAIGSGQAATPEQAEQVAVALRAVVSSALGDEAGAATRILYGGSVKSSNIAGFLRQPNVDGALVGGASLDVAEFSSISRFKSHVDI, from the coding sequence TTGGCAGTGAAAACAGGCTCTGCGGGCGGACGCGTTCCGTTCATCGCAGGCAACTGGAAGATGAACCTCGATCATCTGCAGTCCATCGCATTTGTGCAGAAGCTCGCATGGAGCCTCAAAGATGCTCGTTTCGATTTCTCCGAAGTCGAAGTTGCCGTCTTCCCGCCATTCACCGACCTGCGCTCGGTGCAGACGCTGATTGCCGCTGACAAGCTCCAGCTCAAGTACGGCGCGCAGGATCTCTCGACCCACGACTCGGGTGCCTACACCGGCGAGATCTCTGGTGCGTTCCTCAAGGCACTCGACTGCGAGTACGTGATCATCGGGCATTCGGAGCGTCGCACGCTGCACAACGAGACTGATGGTGTTGTTGCGGCCAAGGTCGCTGCCGCACTCAAGCATGGGCTCGTCCCCGTGATCTGTGTCGGAGAGACAGCCGACGATCTAGCCGAACATGGGCCGAGCGCGGTGCCGGTTGCGCAGCTCACGGCCGCTCTCGCTGGCGTAGCTCAGGGTGCCAATGTTGTTGTGGCGTATGAGCCCGTCTGGGCAATCGGATCGGGCCAGGCTGCAACGCCTGAGCAGGCAGAACAGGTTGCCGTTGCTCTTCGCGCGGTGGTCAGCTCGGCGCTCGGTGACGAGGCTGGGGCCGCAACTCGCATTCTGTATGGCGGTTCCGTCAAGTCCTCTAACATTGCCGGATTCCTGCGTCAGCCGAATGTTGATGGAGCGCTCGTCGGCGGCGCAAGCCTCGATGTCGCGGAGTTCTCGAGCATCAGCCGGTTCAAGAGCCACGTCGACATCTGA
- a CDS encoding phosphoglycerate kinase has protein sequence MTLRTLDSLGDLKGRSVVVRCDLNVPLDGSVITDDGRIRASLATLRRLSEAGARVIAISHLGRPKGAPEDRFSLAPVAERLSELLDAPVAFATDTVGDSARAVVSSLRDGDVALLENLRFNPEETSKDESVREGFAAQLAAFGDAFVSDGFGVVHRKQASVYELAKALPSAAGLLIATELDVLERLTERPQKPYTVVLGGSKVSDKLGVIGHLLPKVDTLLIGGGMMYTFLAAQGYGVGASLLEEDQIETVRGYLAEAERLGVEIVIPVDAVVASKFGADAEHVVRPADKLEDTPWGASGLGLDIGPATAERFASAIASSSTVFWNGPMGVFEIEAFAEGTRAVAEALTQVDGLSVVGGGDSAAAVRALGFDDSQFGHISTGGGASLEFLEGKSLPGLEVLGWQ, from the coding sequence ATGACTCTCCGCACTCTCGATTCTCTCGGTGACCTCAAGGGTCGCTCCGTCGTAGTTCGCTGCGACCTCAATGTGCCGCTGGACGGGTCCGTCATAACGGATGACGGACGCATCCGAGCGTCGCTGGCAACACTGCGTCGGCTCTCCGAGGCAGGAGCACGGGTCATAGCGATCTCACACCTCGGTCGCCCCAAGGGTGCACCGGAGGATCGGTTCAGCCTCGCGCCCGTCGCAGAGCGGTTGTCTGAGCTTCTTGACGCGCCCGTCGCATTCGCAACCGACACCGTTGGGGACTCCGCCAGGGCCGTTGTTTCATCGCTACGCGATGGCGATGTTGCCCTGCTGGAGAACCTTCGGTTCAACCCGGAGGAGACGTCGAAAGACGAGTCGGTTCGCGAAGGCTTCGCGGCCCAGCTCGCTGCATTCGGTGATGCGTTCGTCTCCGACGGTTTCGGAGTAGTGCACCGCAAGCAGGCGAGCGTCTATGAGCTGGCCAAGGCGCTTCCGAGCGCCGCTGGCCTGCTCATCGCCACGGAGCTGGACGTTCTCGAACGCCTCACCGAACGCCCTCAGAAGCCGTACACGGTGGTTCTCGGCGGCTCCAAGGTGTCCGACAAACTCGGCGTCATAGGGCACCTCCTTCCCAAGGTCGACACGTTGCTTATCGGCGGGGGAATGATGTACACCTTCCTCGCCGCTCAGGGTTACGGCGTCGGGGCGAGCCTTCTTGAAGAGGACCAAATCGAGACGGTCCGCGGCTACCTTGCCGAGGCTGAGCGTCTGGGAGTCGAAATCGTGATCCCCGTGGATGCCGTTGTCGCATCCAAATTTGGTGCGGATGCCGAACACGTCGTTCGCCCCGCCGACAAGCTAGAAGACACGCCATGGGGTGCGTCGGGCCTCGGACTCGACATCGGGCCGGCGACGGCGGAACGTTTCGCCTCCGCTATCGCCTCGTCGTCGACCGTGTTCTGGAACGGCCCCATGGGTGTCTTTGAAATCGAGGCATTTGCGGAGGGCACCAGAGCGGTGGCCGAGGCGCTGACTCAGGTAGACGGCCTTTCCGTCGTTGGCGGGGGCGACTCCGCCGCCGCTGTCAGGGCCCTTGGCTTTGACGATTCCCAGTTTGGTCATATTTCTACGGGCGGCGGCGCTAGCCTCGAGTTTCTCGAAGGCAAGTCCCTCCCCGGCTTGGAGGTCCTCGGTTGGCAGTGA
- the gap gene encoding type I glyceraldehyde-3-phosphate dehydrogenase, protein MSVKIGINGFGRIGRNYFRAALAQGSDLDIVAVNDLTDTATLAHLLKYDSITGRLDATVEVSGDSIVVNGKAIKVLAERDPANLPWAELGVDIVIESTGFFTKADGARKHIEAGAKKVLISAPASGEDATFVVGVNHESYDPERHHIISNASCTTNCLAPLAKVFNDTFGIERGLMTTVHAYTADQNLQDGPHKDLRRARAAAINIVPTSTGAAKAIGLVMPELVGKLDGFALRVPVPTGSITDLTVTASRPVTVDEIKDAYRAAAEGSLKGILKYTEDPIVSSDIVTDPHSSIFDAGLLRVIGDQVKLTAWYDNEWGYSNRLVDLTEYVADRL, encoded by the coding sequence TTGAGCGTCAAGATCGGTATCAATGGCTTTGGCCGAATCGGCCGCAACTACTTCCGTGCCGCTCTGGCACAGGGGAGTGACCTCGACATCGTCGCGGTCAACGACCTCACCGACACCGCCACCCTCGCCCATTTGCTCAAGTACGACTCCATCACGGGTCGCCTTGATGCAACCGTCGAGGTGTCTGGCGACAGCATTGTCGTCAATGGCAAGGCCATCAAGGTCCTCGCCGAGCGCGACCCTGCCAACCTGCCCTGGGCGGAGCTCGGCGTCGACATCGTTATCGAGTCGACCGGCTTCTTCACCAAAGCTGATGGTGCGCGCAAGCACATCGAAGCTGGCGCCAAGAAGGTGCTCATCTCTGCCCCGGCCAGTGGCGAAGACGCCACGTTCGTTGTCGGTGTTAACCACGAGAGCTACGACCCCGAGCGTCACCACATCATCTCCAACGCGTCGTGCACCACGAACTGCCTTGCTCCTCTCGCCAAGGTGTTCAACGACACGTTCGGAATCGAGCGCGGTTTGATGACAACGGTTCACGCCTACACGGCTGACCAGAACCTCCAGGACGGCCCTCACAAGGACCTGCGTCGCGCTCGCGCTGCCGCAATCAACATCGTCCCGACCTCCACTGGTGCGGCAAAGGCCATCGGCCTGGTCATGCCAGAGCTCGTCGGCAAGCTCGACGGTTTCGCCCTGCGCGTTCCTGTCCCCACCGGGTCCATCACCGACCTCACGGTGACGGCATCGCGTCCTGTGACCGTGGACGAGATCAAGGATGCTTACCGCGCAGCCGCCGAAGGCTCGCTCAAGGGCATCCTCAAGTACACAGAAGACCCGATCGTTTCGAGCGACATCGTCACCGACCCGCACTCATCGATCTTCGATGCTGGCCTTCTGCGCGTCATTGGTGACCAGGTGAAGCTCACTGCCTGGTACGACAACGAGTGGGGCTACTCCAACCGCCTCGTCGACCTCACGGAATACGTCGCAGACCGCCTCTGA
- a CDS encoding superoxide dismutase, whose translation MAEYTLPELPYDYAALEPSISGTIMELHHSKHHQAYVTGANTALAQLAEARDKGDLANVNKLEKDLAFNLGGHVNHSVFWTNMSPDGGDKPTGDLAAAIDDNFGSFEKFQAHFTATALGVQGSGWSVLSWDSIGQRLIIQQLFDQQSNSAAGTVPILMLDVWEHAYYIDYKNVRADYVKAFWNIVNWANVQQRLEAARKGTTGLLVLS comes from the coding sequence ATGGCTGAATACACCCTTCCCGAACTGCCGTATGACTATGCGGCACTCGAACCCAGCATCAGCGGCACGATCATGGAGCTGCATCACAGCAAGCACCACCAGGCTTACGTGACGGGAGCCAACACGGCTCTTGCCCAGCTCGCCGAGGCACGCGATAAGGGCGACCTCGCAAACGTCAACAAGCTTGAGAAGGATCTCGCGTTCAACCTGGGCGGGCACGTCAACCACTCGGTTTTCTGGACCAACATGTCCCCAGATGGTGGAGACAAGCCCACCGGCGACCTTGCGGCCGCGATCGACGACAACTTCGGTTCATTCGAGAAGTTCCAGGCGCACTTCACCGCAACAGCCCTGGGTGTCCAGGGCTCCGGCTGGTCGGTTCTCTCGTGGGACTCGATCGGGCAGCGACTCATCATCCAGCAGCTCTTCGACCAGCAGAGCAATTCGGCAGCCGGCACGGTGCCGATCCTCATGCTCGATGTGTGGGAGCACGCTTACTACATCGACTACAAGAACGTCCGCGCGGACTACGTCAAGGCGTTCTGGAACATCGTGAACTGGGCTAACGTTCAGCAGCGTCTCGAGGCTGCCCGCAAGGGCACGACGGGCCTGCTGGTACTCTCCTAG
- the whiA gene encoding DNA-binding protein WhiA — protein sequence MALTADVKDELTGVQVSKTTVRAAELSTILRFSGGLHMISGRIAIESELDTPALARRVRKDLAELYGVRSDVSVVPASGMRKDPHYLVRVIEGGETLARQTGLLDARRRPIRGLPNRLTTGSRDDLAAIWRGAFLAQGTLTDPGRSAALEVVCPGNEAAMALVGAAARLSISAKARDVRGIHRVVIRDGEAISAMLIAMGAVETVESWETLRQRREVRATANRLVNFDDANLRRSAQAAVAACARVERALEILGEDIPEHLRYAGELRLRFREASLDELGHHAEPPITKDAVAGRIRRLLAMADKKAQDTGVPGTDANLPSEYEDA from the coding sequence GTGGCTCTCACTGCCGATGTCAAAGATGAGCTCACCGGAGTACAGGTGAGCAAGACGACGGTCAGGGCAGCAGAGCTGTCGACTATCCTCCGTTTCTCGGGAGGACTGCACATGATTTCTGGGCGCATCGCGATCGAGTCCGAACTCGACACTCCCGCTCTCGCTCGCCGCGTGCGCAAGGACCTGGCTGAGCTGTACGGCGTCCGCAGCGACGTTTCGGTCGTGCCAGCAAGCGGCATGCGCAAAGACCCGCACTATCTTGTTCGTGTCATCGAGGGCGGGGAAACACTCGCTCGCCAGACCGGCCTGCTTGATGCACGTCGGCGCCCCATCCGCGGACTCCCCAACCGCCTCACGACCGGTTCTCGGGATGATCTCGCGGCAATTTGGCGCGGCGCATTTCTCGCCCAGGGCACCCTCACCGACCCGGGTCGATCGGCAGCACTTGAGGTCGTCTGCCCCGGCAATGAGGCCGCCATGGCTCTTGTCGGCGCGGCTGCCAGACTGAGCATCTCCGCCAAGGCGAGGGATGTTCGCGGTATCCACCGAGTCGTCATTCGCGACGGTGAGGCAATCAGCGCGATGCTTATCGCGATGGGTGCCGTCGAAACGGTGGAAAGCTGGGAGACCCTGCGTCAGCGTCGAGAGGTCCGCGCAACGGCGAACCGTCTCGTGAACTTCGACGACGCCAACCTGCGCCGCTCCGCACAGGCTGCGGTCGCGGCATGCGCACGAGTCGAACGGGCCCTGGAGATTCTGGGGGAGGACATCCCCGAGCACCTACGCTACGCAGGCGAGTTGCGGCTTCGCTTCCGCGAGGCCAGCCTCGACGAGCTGGGGCACCATGCCGAGCCACCCATCACCAAGGATGCCGTGGCTGGTCGCATCCGTCGACTGCTCGCGATGGCCGATAAGAAGGCCCAAGACACGGGAGTTCCCGGCACCGATGCGAACCTGCCATCGGAGTACGAGGACGCGTAG
- the rapZ gene encoding RNase adapter RapZ: MAEGSERHEVLIVTGMSGAGRSTVGNALEDLGWYVVDNLPPQMLRPLVELAGRAGGSLPRIAAIVDVRGGRLFADLRESIDALRSGNNVRVVFLDATDAALVRRFEQVRRPHPLQGDGTLLDGISAERARMLEIRESSDLVIDTSDLNIHQLATTVNEIFSPEHAPNLRITVSSFGFKYGVPTDADLVADMRFLPNPFWIPELKSLDGLDERVSSFVLAQEGAEEFISGYMGALAPVLAGYQRENKRHATIAIGCTGGKHRSVATAEELARRLRAIPGVAVSVKHRDLGRE; this comes from the coding sequence ATGGCGGAGGGGTCCGAGCGACACGAAGTCTTGATCGTTACCGGCATGTCCGGCGCCGGTCGGTCGACTGTCGGAAACGCGCTTGAGGACCTCGGATGGTACGTCGTCGACAACCTTCCTCCTCAGATGCTGCGGCCCCTCGTCGAACTCGCGGGTCGGGCTGGCGGCAGCCTTCCACGAATCGCGGCCATCGTCGACGTCCGAGGTGGACGACTCTTTGCCGATCTCCGCGAGAGCATCGATGCGCTTCGCTCAGGCAACAACGTTCGCGTGGTCTTTCTCGACGCCACTGACGCGGCCCTCGTTCGCCGATTCGAACAGGTGCGCAGGCCGCATCCGCTTCAGGGTGATGGCACACTCCTCGATGGCATCTCTGCCGAACGAGCAAGGATGCTCGAGATCCGCGAGTCGAGCGACCTCGTCATCGACACCTCGGATCTCAATATCCATCAACTGGCCACAACCGTGAATGAGATCTTCAGCCCGGAGCACGCTCCAAATCTGAGGATCACGGTGAGCAGCTTCGGTTTCAAGTACGGTGTTCCGACGGATGCCGACCTGGTTGCCGACATGCGTTTTCTCCCGAACCCGTTCTGGATTCCCGAGCTCAAGAGCCTCGATGGGCTCGACGAGCGGGTCAGTTCGTTCGTCCTCGCCCAAGAGGGCGCCGAGGAGTTCATTTCTGGCTATATGGGAGCGCTCGCTCCCGTTCTCGCGGGCTATCAGCGCGAGAACAAGAGGCATGCGACGATCGCAATCGGCTGCACGGGCGGCAAACACCGCTCGGTTGCCACGGCAGAAGAACTCGCGCGTCGCCTCCGTGCAATTCCCGGCGTCGCGGTCAGCGTTAAGCACCGCGACCTCGGACGTGAGTGA
- the uvrC gene encoding excinuclease ABC subunit UvrC — translation MAENTVSYRPKAGEIPTQPGVYRFRDPQGRILYVGKAKNLRARLSNYFAPLPSLHERTRRMVTTAASVEWTVVGSEFEALQLEFTWIKEFDPPFNVQFRDDKSYPYLAITLGDDVPRVMVTRTKSIKGARYFGPYTKVWAIRETVDLMLKAFPMRSCSDSTYKRAEQAGRPCLLGDIGKCAAPCVGRVTKEEHKSIALDFASFMAGQDTRYVALLTERMMTAAAEQDYESAARLRDQRSALETVLSKNSIVLSDSVDVDIIGIAHDELAAAVQQFVVRGGRIRGVRGWVVDKELDVELPELVESVLQNAYGDDSEPPRRIIVPALPEDTSELELWLAGRRWETSGSHGKVTLQVAKRGDLASLAQTVETNAKHALMLYKTRRSGDFVARSQALADIQEALGMPDAPLRMECYDVSHLSGTNIVASMVVFEDGLPRKDQYRRFSIPESTDDTESIYQTLRRRLAHISEEAVVSDSAEELTAPRDGTSRRFAYRPNLLVVDGGQPQVQAAARALRELGITDIHLCGIAKRLEEIWLPDSDYPVILPRNSDALFLFQRMRDEAHRFAITYQRQRRKRDIGTVLSDIPGVGASRVKLLLKEFGSVTRLKAASAEQIAEIRGIGPVLAETIHRRLRE, via the coding sequence ATGGCGGAGAACACGGTCAGTTACCGGCCCAAAGCCGGCGAAATTCCGACCCAACCGGGCGTCTATCGGTTTCGCGATCCCCAGGGGCGCATTCTCTATGTCGGCAAGGCTAAGAATCTTCGCGCACGACTGAGCAACTACTTTGCGCCGTTGCCGAGCCTGCATGAGCGCACGAGACGCATGGTCACGACCGCGGCCTCTGTGGAATGGACCGTGGTCGGCAGCGAGTTCGAAGCTCTCCAACTTGAGTTCACCTGGATCAAAGAGTTTGATCCGCCCTTCAACGTTCAGTTTCGCGACGACAAGTCGTACCCGTATCTCGCGATAACCCTGGGCGACGATGTTCCCAGGGTCATGGTCACCCGAACCAAGTCAATCAAGGGGGCCCGCTACTTCGGGCCGTACACCAAGGTTTGGGCGATCCGAGAGACCGTGGATCTCATGCTCAAGGCTTTTCCTATGCGCAGTTGCTCTGACTCGACGTACAAGCGCGCAGAGCAAGCGGGAAGACCATGTCTTCTCGGTGATATCGGCAAGTGCGCTGCGCCGTGCGTCGGCCGGGTCACGAAAGAAGAACACAAGTCGATAGCGCTCGACTTCGCCTCTTTTATGGCCGGCCAAGATACTCGCTACGTCGCCCTGCTCACGGAGCGGATGATGACAGCCGCGGCCGAACAAGATTATGAGTCCGCAGCCCGGCTGCGTGATCAGCGTTCGGCTCTTGAGACCGTGCTCTCCAAGAACTCAATCGTCCTCTCGGACAGCGTCGACGTCGACATCATCGGCATCGCCCACGATGAACTGGCTGCGGCGGTTCAACAGTTCGTCGTGCGCGGCGGACGAATCCGCGGAGTCCGCGGCTGGGTGGTCGACAAGGAGCTCGACGTTGAGCTGCCCGAGCTGGTCGAATCTGTATTGCAGAACGCCTACGGCGACGATAGTGAGCCACCTCGGCGCATCATCGTTCCCGCGCTGCCAGAGGACACGTCTGAGCTCGAACTCTGGCTGGCCGGGCGCCGCTGGGAGACCTCGGGCTCCCACGGCAAGGTAACGCTGCAGGTCGCCAAGAGGGGGGATCTCGCAAGCCTGGCTCAGACGGTAGAGACAAACGCGAAACACGCGTTAATGCTCTATAAGACCCGGCGCAGCGGGGACTTTGTCGCGCGCTCCCAGGCCCTGGCCGACATCCAAGAGGCGCTGGGCATGCCCGATGCCCCTCTGCGTATGGAGTGCTACGACGTCTCACATCTCTCCGGCACCAACATCGTCGCATCCATGGTCGTGTTCGAGGATGGGCTGCCCCGCAAAGACCAGTACCGCCGTTTCAGCATCCCCGAATCCACCGACGATACCGAGTCGATCTACCAGACACTGCGGCGTCGACTAGCGCACATCAGCGAAGAGGCTGTTGTTAGCGACTCGGCAGAAGAGCTAACCGCCCCACGGGACGGCACGAGCCGGAGGTTCGCGTATCGCCCCAATCTTCTGGTTGTCGACGGCGGTCAGCCACAGGTGCAGGCGGCGGCGCGCGCGCTCCGCGAGCTGGGCATAACCGATATCCACCTGTGCGGCATCGCGAAACGCCTCGAAGAGATCTGGCTTCCCGACTCGGACTATCCCGTGATCCTGCCCAGAAACAGCGACGCGCTGTTCTTGTTTCAGCGTATGCGCGACGAGGCTCATCGGTTCGCCATCACGTACCAGAGGCAGCGGCGCAAGCGGGATATCGGCACAGTGCTCTCCGATATCCCTGGCGTGGGCGCGTCCCGCGTCAAACTGCTCCTCAAGGAGTTTGGGTCGGTCACTCGCCTCAAGGCGGCATCGGCGGAGCAGATTGCCGAAATCAGGGGCATCGGGCCGGTTCTGGCAGAGACGATTCACCGTCGCCTCCGGGAGTGA